A genomic region of Janthinobacterium lividum contains the following coding sequences:
- the folC gene encoding bifunctional tetrahydrofolate synthase/dihydrofolate synthase, translated as MQNLPTTLPDWLALLETRHSETQINMGLDRVQAVKARMQLAFTCPVIMVAGTNGKGSTCAMLESVLLRAGYKVGLYIKPHFLDFNERARVLGEMASDEQLVASFNFVEAVRGDTPLTYFEFTTLAILHLLSQAKLDVAILEVGLGGRLDAVNVIDADVAIVTSVDIDHTDYLGDTREAIGFEKAGIFRPGKAAICSDPVPPQSLIDHAEAIGADLWLMGRDFNYSGDKQQWNYGGREQRRNSLAYPSLRGANQILNATAVLAALEVLKLKLPVGAQEVRTGLVTVELPGRFQVLPGRPSVILDVAHNPHAASALNQNLGNMGFHPYTYAVFGSMLDKDIDGVLAAMSEHVDHWCLTGLPSPRAATASELAAKVQIMLEDKPDSSEHTVSIFDDPAQAFANAMSRAGENDRIVVFGSFLTVAGVMKARKSSLH; from the coding sequence ATGCAAAACCTCCCCACCACCTTGCCGGACTGGCTAGCCCTGCTGGAAACCCGCCATTCGGAAACCCAGATCAACATGGGCCTGGACCGCGTGCAAGCCGTCAAGGCGCGCATGCAGCTGGCGTTTACTTGCCCCGTGATCATGGTGGCAGGCACGAATGGCAAGGGGTCCACCTGCGCCATGCTGGAATCCGTGTTGTTGCGTGCCGGCTACAAAGTGGGGCTCTACATCAAGCCGCACTTTCTTGATTTTAACGAGCGCGCCCGCGTGCTGGGCGAGATGGCCAGCGACGAACAGCTCGTTGCCAGCTTCAACTTTGTTGAAGCCGTGCGCGGCGACACGCCGCTGACGTATTTCGAATTCACCACCCTGGCCATCCTGCACCTGCTGTCGCAGGCCAAGCTGGACGTGGCCATCCTGGAAGTGGGCCTGGGCGGGCGCCTCGACGCCGTCAACGTGATCGACGCCGACGTGGCTATCGTCACCAGCGTCGATATCGACCACACGGATTACCTGGGCGACACGCGCGAAGCGATCGGTTTTGAAAAGGCGGGCATCTTCCGTCCGGGCAAGGCGGCCATTTGCAGCGACCCCGTGCCGCCGCAGTCGCTGATCGACCATGCGGAAGCCATCGGCGCCGACCTGTGGCTGATGGGCCGCGATTTCAATTATTCGGGCGACAAGCAGCAGTGGAACTATGGCGGGCGCGAGCAGCGCCGCAATTCGCTCGCTTACCCGAGCTTGCGCGGCGCCAACCAGATCCTCAATGCGACGGCCGTGCTGGCCGCGCTGGAAGTGCTGAAGCTGAAACTGCCCGTGGGCGCGCAGGAGGTGCGCACGGGCCTCGTGACGGTGGAATTGCCGGGCCGCTTCCAGGTCTTGCCTGGCCGCCCCAGCGTGATCCTCGACGTGGCGCACAACCCCCATGCAGCCTCGGCGCTGAACCAGAACCTGGGCAATATGGGTTTCCACCCGTACACGTATGCCGTGTTCGGCTCCATGCTGGACAAGGATATCGATGGCGTATTGGCCGCGATGAGCGAGCACGTCGACCACTGGTGCCTGACGGGCCTGCCTTCGCCGCGCGCGGCCACGGCCTCCGAACTGGCCGCCAAGGTGCAGATCATGCTCGAAGACAAGCCCGACAGCAGCGAACATACTGTGTCTATTTTCGATGATCCGGCACAAGCTTTTGCAAATGCAATGAGCCGGGCCGGTGAGAATGATAGAATTGTGGTCTTTGGTTCTTTCCTCACCGTTGCCGGCGTGATGAAGGCCCGAAAATCCTCACTTCACTGA
- the accD gene encoding acetyl-CoA carboxylase, carboxyltransferase subunit beta, with protein sequence MSWLEKLLPPRIQRSDAAARKTMPEGLWVKCPSCEAVLYRTDLESNLHVCPKCDHHMRIRARERLDSLLDAGGRYEIGQEILPVDTLKFKDSKKYPDRLKSAMEATGETDAMVVMGGAIMSLPVVVACFEFEFMGGSMGSVVGERFVRGAQIALEQKVPFICITATGGARMQEGLLSLMQMAKTTAMLTKLSEKKLPFISVLTDPTMGGVSASFAFMGDVVIAEPKALIGFAGPRVIENTVREKLPEGFQRAEFLVTKGAVDMIVDRRKMREEIARLLALLQNQAVEVLA encoded by the coding sequence ATGAGTTGGTTGGAAAAACTGCTGCCACCGCGCATCCAGCGTTCTGATGCCGCCGCGCGCAAGACCATGCCGGAAGGCCTGTGGGTCAAGTGCCCGTCGTGCGAAGCCGTGCTGTACCGTACGGACCTGGAATCGAATTTGCACGTGTGCCCGAAATGCGATCACCACATGCGCATCCGCGCGCGTGAACGCCTCGACAGCCTGCTCGATGCGGGCGGCCGCTATGAAATCGGCCAGGAAATCCTGCCTGTCGATACCTTGAAGTTCAAGGACAGCAAGAAATACCCGGACCGCCTGAAGTCCGCCATGGAAGCGACGGGCGAGACGGATGCGATGGTCGTCATGGGCGGCGCCATCATGAGCCTGCCGGTTGTCGTGGCGTGCTTCGAATTCGAATTCATGGGCGGCTCCATGGGTTCCGTCGTGGGCGAGCGCTTCGTGCGCGGCGCGCAGATCGCGCTGGAACAGAAAGTGCCGTTCATTTGCATCACCGCCACCGGTGGCGCGCGCATGCAGGAAGGCTTGCTGTCGCTGATGCAGATGGCGAAGACCACGGCCATGCTGACCAAGCTGTCGGAAAAGAAATTGCCATTCATCAGCGTGCTGACCGATCCGACCATGGGCGGCGTGTCCGCTTCGTTCGCCTTCATGGGCGACGTGGTCATCGCTGAACCGAAAGCGCTGATCGGCTTTGCCGGCCCGCGCGTGATTGAAAACACCGTGCGTGAAAAACTGCCGGAAGGCTTCCAGCGCGCCGAGTTCCTCGTCACCAAGGGCGCCGTCGACATGATCGTCGACCGCCGCAAGATGCGCGAAGAAATCGCCCGCCTGCTGGCCTTGTTGCAAAACCAGGCTGTCGAAGTACTTGCGTAA
- the trpA gene encoding tryptophan synthase subunit alpha: MSRIATTFANLKSNNKTALVTFITAGDPGPDATVPLMHALVEGGADVLELGVPFSDPMAEGPVIQRACERALKFNVGIHDVFGYVRQFRATNQTTPVVLMGYANPIERIGSAAFIDAAQAAGADGAIVVDYPPEECEEFAAAMREAGLDLIFLLAPTSTEERIAQVAKVGGGFSYYVSLKGVTGAGNIDTEQVAERLAAIRQHVKLPIGVGFGIRDGATAKAVAKVADAVVIGSRIIQEIENAPEGGAVDAVRSFTAGIRAALDA, from the coding sequence ATGTCCCGTATCGCCACCACTTTTGCCAACTTAAAATCCAACAACAAGACCGCCCTGGTCACTTTCATTACCGCCGGCGACCCCGGCCCTGACGCCACCGTGCCCCTGATGCACGCGCTCGTCGAGGGCGGCGCCGACGTGCTGGAGCTGGGCGTGCCGTTTTCCGACCCCATGGCCGAAGGCCCCGTCATCCAGCGTGCCTGCGAACGGGCCTTGAAATTCAATGTGGGCATCCACGATGTGTTCGGCTATGTGCGCCAGTTCCGCGCAACGAACCAGACGACGCCCGTCGTGCTGATGGGCTATGCCAACCCCATCGAGCGCATCGGCAGCGCCGCGTTTATTGATGCGGCGCAAGCGGCCGGCGCCGATGGCGCCATCGTCGTCGACTATCCGCCGGAAGAGTGCGAGGAATTCGCCGCCGCCATGCGCGAGGCTGGGCTCGACCTGATCTTCCTGCTGGCGCCCACCTCGACCGAAGAGCGCATTGCGCAAGTGGCCAAGGTTGGCGGCGGCTTCAGCTATTATGTGTCGCTGAAAGGCGTCACGGGCGCCGGCAACATTGATACGGAACAGGTGGCAGAGCGCCTCGCGGCCATCCGCCAGCATGTAAAATTACCTATCGGCGTGGGCTTCGGCATCCGCGATGGCGCCACGGCCAAGGCCGTCGCCAAGGTGGCCGATGCCGTCGTGATCGGCAGCCGCATCATCCAGGAGATTGAAAATGCCCCGGAAGGCGGCGCCGTCGACGCCGTGCGCAGCTTTACGGCAGGCATCCGCGCCGCACTGGACGCCTGA
- the trpB gene encoding tryptophan synthase subunit beta has protein sequence MNDHTTAPGAAAALFHATDYPFPDVRGHFGPYGGSFVAETLTHALAELKDAYARYSVDPEFLEEFRYELKHFVGRPSPIYHAKRWSEMAGGAQIYFKREDLNHTGAHKINNVIGQALLAKRMGKPRIIAETGAGQHGVATATICARFGLECVVYMGSEDVKRQAQNVYRMKLLGATVVPVESGSKTLKDALNEAMRDWVTNIENTFYIIGTVAGPHPYPMMVRDFQSVIGEECLVQMPEMTGRQPDYVLACIGGGSNAMGIFYPYIDQKDVKLIGVEAAGEGLDTGKHSASLTAGFPGVLHGNRTYLLQDENGQIIETHSVSAGLDYPGVGPEHAWLKDSGRAQYVSITDDEALQAFHDCCHIEGIIPALESSHALAYAAKLAATLPKDQIVLANLSGRGDKDMHTVAERMGLNFN, from the coding sequence ATGAATGACCACACCACCGCGCCCGGCGCAGCCGCCGCATTGTTTCACGCCACCGATTACCCTTTTCCTGACGTACGCGGCCACTTCGGCCCCTATGGCGGCTCGTTTGTTGCCGAAACGCTGACCCACGCGCTGGCCGAGCTGAAGGACGCTTACGCGCGCTACAGCGTCGACCCGGAATTCCTCGAAGAATTCCGCTATGAGCTGAAACATTTCGTCGGCCGTCCGTCGCCCATCTACCACGCCAAGCGCTGGTCCGAGATGGCTGGCGGCGCGCAAATCTATTTCAAGCGCGAAGACTTGAACCACACGGGCGCGCACAAGATCAATAACGTGATCGGCCAGGCCCTGCTGGCCAAGCGCATGGGCAAGCCGCGCATCATCGCCGAGACGGGCGCCGGCCAGCATGGCGTGGCCACGGCCACCATCTGCGCCCGCTTCGGCCTCGAATGCGTGGTCTACATGGGCAGCGAAGACGTCAAGCGCCAGGCGCAGAACGTCTACCGCATGAAATTGCTGGGCGCGACCGTCGTGCCCGTCGAATCCGGCTCCAAGACCCTCAAGGATGCGCTGAACGAAGCCATGCGCGACTGGGTCACGAATATCGAAAATACCTTTTATATCATCGGCACCGTGGCCGGGCCCCATCCGTATCCGATGATGGTGCGCGACTTCCAGTCCGTGATTGGCGAGGAATGCCTGGTGCAGATGCCGGAAATGACGGGCCGCCAGCCCGACTACGTGCTGGCCTGCATCGGCGGCGGCTCGAATGCCATGGGCATCTTTTACCCGTACATCGACCAGAAGGACGTGAAACTGATCGGCGTGGAAGCGGCCGGCGAAGGACTGGATACGGGCAAGCACTCGGCCTCGCTGACGGCGGGCTTTCCGGGCGTGCTGCACGGCAACCGTACCTACCTGCTGCAGGACGAAAATGGCCAGATCATCGAGACGCACTCCGTCTCGGCCGGCCTCGACTATCCGGGCGTGGGCCCGGAACATGCGTGGCTGAAAGATTCGGGCCGCGCGCAATACGTGTCGATCACGGATGACGAGGCGCTGCAAGCGTTTCACGATTGCTGCCATATCGAAGGCATCATCCCGGCCCTGGAATCGTCGCACGCGCTGGCCTACGCGGCCAAGCTGGCGGCCACCTTGCCGAAAGACCAGATCGTACTGGCCAACCTGTCGGGCCGTGGCGACAAGGACATGCATACCGTGGCGGAGCGCATGGGACTCAATTTCAACTAA
- a CDS encoding phosphoribosylanthranilate isomerase gives MSRTRIKICGLTRAEDIQAVVAAGADAIGFVFYPKSPRYVTPQQAASLIAAMPPYVTTVGLFVNATLDEVRATRAVAPLSLLQFHGDETPEHSAALAGAVNTPFTQVFRVKPDTSFEDLLEYEQRYRAASPLFSSLLLDTYVDAYGGAGKVFDWSLIPKELAPRVVLSGGLSVQNATDAVVRVRPYAVDISSGVEASKGIKDASRVRAFIAAVQDADAIIARGNHHE, from the coding sequence ATGTCTCGCACACGCATCAAGATCTGCGGCCTGACCCGCGCCGAAGACATCCAGGCCGTCGTGGCCGCGGGCGCCGACGCCATCGGCTTCGTGTTTTATCCGAAAAGCCCCCGTTACGTCACGCCGCAGCAGGCCGCCAGCCTGATCGCCGCCATGCCGCCCTACGTGACGACGGTGGGCCTGTTCGTCAATGCCACGCTGGACGAGGTGCGGGCCACCAGGGCCGTGGCGCCCTTGTCCCTGCTGCAATTTCATGGCGACGAGACGCCCGAACACAGCGCCGCGCTGGCTGGCGCCGTGAATACGCCCTTTACGCAAGTGTTCCGCGTCAAACCCGACACCTCCTTTGAAGATTTGCTAGAATACGAACAGCGCTATCGCGCCGCCAGTCCCTTGTTCTCCAGCCTCTTGCTCGATACCTATGTGGATGCCTACGGCGGTGCAGGAAAGGTATTTGATTGGTCCCTCATTCCAAAAGAACTCGCGCCTCGGGTCGTTTTAAGTGGTGGCTTGAGCGTACAAAACGCGACTGACGCAGTGGTGCGCGTGCGCCCTTACGCCGTCGACATCAGCAGTGGTGTCGAAGCGTCCAAGGGCATCAAGGACGCATCCCGAGTCCGCGCGTTTATCGCCGCGGTGCAGGATGCCGATGCCATCATTGCCAGAGGAAACCACCATGAATGA
- the truA gene encoding tRNA pseudouridine(38-40) synthase TruA: MQNITTATPLKRIVLGLQYDGTAWHGYQKQEDGQTVQDQLENALEQFARVRLATTCAGRTDTGVHALEQVVHFDTELNRDVHSWVRGVNAFLPKSIAVRWAKELEGDPTVNDFFHARFSARARTYHYVLYNNATRSPLVEGRAGFFFRPLDVELMRQAVQPLLGWHDFTAFRAAQCQAKSPVKLMHDIRIERRGDCVIFTITANAFLHHMVRNLVGSLVYIGTGREKPDWLGHLLESKDRHAAAPTFMPDGLYLAQIDYDPKWALPQDSSSALPWF; encoded by the coding sequence ATGCAAAATATTACGACAGCAACGCCATTGAAGCGTATCGTCCTCGGCCTGCAGTACGACGGCACGGCCTGGCATGGATACCAGAAACAGGAAGACGGGCAAACGGTGCAGGACCAGCTGGAAAACGCGCTGGAACAGTTTGCCCGCGTGCGCCTGGCCACCACGTGCGCCGGCCGCACGGATACGGGCGTGCATGCGCTCGAGCAAGTCGTGCATTTCGATACGGAATTGAACCGCGACGTGCATTCGTGGGTGCGCGGCGTCAACGCCTTCCTGCCGAAATCCATCGCCGTGCGCTGGGCCAAGGAACTCGAAGGCGATCCGACGGTCAATGACTTCTTCCACGCCCGTTTCAGCGCGCGCGCGCGCACCTATCATTATGTGTTGTACAACAACGCCACCCGTTCGCCGCTGGTGGAAGGGCGCGCCGGTTTCTTTTTCCGTCCGCTGGACGTGGAACTGATGCGGCAAGCCGTGCAGCCGCTGCTGGGCTGGCACGATTTCACGGCCTTCCGTGCCGCGCAATGCCAGGCCAAGTCGCCCGTCAAGCTGATGCACGATATCCGCATCGAGCGGCGCGGCGATTGCGTGATTTTCACCATTACGGCCAATGCCTTCCTGCACCACATGGTGCGCAACCTTGTCGGTTCGCTCGTCTACATCGGCACGGGGCGCGAAAAGCCGGACTGGCTGGGGCATTTGCTTGAAAGTAAAGACCGCCACGCGGCGGCGCCCACCTTCATGCCGGACGGCCTGTACCTGGCGCAGATCGATTACGATCCGAAATGGGCCTTGCCGCAGGACAGTAGTAGCGCATTGCCCTGGTTTTGA